TTCTGCCCCTAGATTCAGAGTATGGTTCTCCGTATTAAAATTCTACGTAATTAATGCGCTTAATCCCAATTTGCCCGAAGACGAGTACTGCGGCAGCCATTTAAATATATGGGATGGTCCTATGAGAATATCACCCGGATGCAGCGATATTTTTTGGTAAGCTCTTTATCCTACTTTATATGTCTGAATTCTTAATGACTCACGGGATTAATTCTAAAAGTCTAAATCTCTGGTGGATTTGAGTCTCAGAATTCCTTTTAATCTGTAATTAATTGCAAATAAATTACCTCGGTATAGATACAAATGGGTCGTGTTcaagtaatatatttttgtgctcatatttttatttaaatggaaacaaacgatttaACGAAATTTTAAAAGTGGGTTTGTAATCGAAATAATGTCATCATCTTTATCATACTGATGAGATTGAGTACGAAGACGATGCTGGTGatagtattattaaataattttaatgattattttacctCTATTTCAGCGACAAAGAGCGCTCAGTCCAAATGTCCCGCGCGACATCAGCTCAATCAGTGATTGTTGGTCGACCGCCCACAAATGCCACGCTCATCGCCCGCTTCTGCCGCGAGCGAGCACCCAGGACCTGTGAGCACGCCATCTTGAGAAGATCTAGGATTTGCGCGCGCACAGAGAGCTTTCTGTCGAAAGGAGACTCGCTTACGTTGGAACTTAAGTTGACACAGGGAACGGCTCTGAAGTAAGTCAATCAGCCTTTTAAAGCCTTTGCCTATAGGTAATCGTCAAGGTCTTAGAATGGTTCTGCCCCTAGCAGGTACCTATGACCTAGGTATGAGCACGCTGTTTAAGGAGATCTAAGAGTTACGAGCGCAGCATCTTGTCTCTCATTCACGTTTAGTTATAAGGGATAACGCAGAACGCTTCTGTAATAAGTCCAATAACTCCCGTAAATAAGGGGCATCAGTCAATCAATTAACTCATAGATGGATTTTATTTTTGCACAATATACTGTAACCTGTATTGTTCATGTACGAATATTCTAAcccaaataaaatgtaaatttatgCATTTTTATGCATGTAGAAGATAGCAAATATGTTTAGTAAggtgttaaaaaaaacttaatttcgtgtttttttttgctaattTCGTTTCGTGTTCTTTCATTCTAGGCCAATATTCTTCAAAGCCCTGTACGAGTTCGTCGACCTACATCAAGACGGTGAGCCTTGGGGTCGCGGCCCGTGTTCTAGAAGATTTTCTTCCCGATCCTTCCCTGAGGCACCCCCAGATCCACCTGTCACGTTCTCCTCGCCTAGAGATGTCTTCCTGTATGGTCGCGGTGGCTCAAGAAATATAAGGTAAGATCTGCTCATGccagtataattattataataagggTAGGTACTAAGTAAAATAacggtaaataatttaattctcaCTAGTTTTCGTTTGGTATGTTTTCACTTGCCTGTGATGGCTGTGATCTATGCTTTTATATACATATCTTGCCGTATTTTATTAGGATATTTGAAAgtgcatataaaaatatatattttttatttatttagttagaccacaaacagtcacatatacaaatggatttgTGGTACAATGTagtgtacttaacatacttaagaaacagaccaggaggttcattattaagtacataatgttaacatacataataacaataacagcataaataaaatgaaatcatgagccatacctacttaaattctATTTACCAGTCTTTGTGTGAAATTATATGGAGGGTAAGTAGAAGATTGGTAAATAGGTTTAATATTCATGTCTATTTTAGTATTATTGAATAAGTtgtaatcaatttatttttctatttggtAGAATAAccgaaaaattacattttagccgggtggaaaattgcATTTCCCACCATCCCAGGgtggaaagtattttttttatttgttatctgAGAAACTGCACACAGCCATATATGCCATATTATTCAGTTAAACGGTTGTCGTATTAGCTTTCGCATTTTCAGACAAAGTATTAccgaaataaaatgtcaattgcattgcATTAAAGCCGTTTCAGACACATCCCAATTTAAGATCGGATTGCCTatggttttagtatttatttccGATCAAAATGTAAATGGCGCCAATTCCAGTCCCTAATTCTCTTAACCCTCAAAACATCTTcttgtgtttgactttcctcatagtccaaatgaaaagtagagtgtttcaCTCTGGTAAAAGTAACCATCTCACCTTTGAAAATATCTCGGGTGATatggttcactttccacccttggttaacaatctactaatgTTTGGATTTGTTATAATCATAGGAAATATAATTCTGTCTAATTATCAATATTTTAAGTCTAATCTAATTAACACAACTTATAGTGTGTTACAATAAGCATCGGAACCAAGCAATCGGAAAATTAATGGTTGAGCATAATATTTGCAACtggttaataatgatgatagaTAGATGTATTCTCGTTTCAGTTGCACCTATCGTTTCGAGGCCAATCCAGGCGAGGTGATTCGGCTCCGGGTGTGGGGCGTCCGCAGTGGTGGTCGTCTTTGCCGCTCGGTCCATTCCGCGCATTCGCCCTGGTACCGTTGTGCAGGAGACCCGACTGCGGCGGTCAGGATCTTTGACAGGCTGTGGAGGGACAGCGGGCCCGGGGTGCCAAGGGATTGCTTGTGCAGGTAACTCATATTTCTAATAACATGTTAAATAGTTATACTCATTTTATAATGCAGTGACATGTAAagatatgccatacgataaataaatactcaTGAAACCTTTACATTTCAAAAATCTGAAACAATATAAAGTGACGTCCAACTTGCAGTAGGCTGACATATAGGTGGTAAAAAAACTATATTGTACGACCATCAGGACCGCGTGTCCATCGCTAATCTAACCTTACTTTCAAGACTAACGCTAAATAGTTTTACAAAAACGAATCAATAAGCTAGTCGGTACATATACCCCATGTTAGTAAGTAATGTTTTATAAGTAGCATTAGTACAGTCAGAAAAAGGTCTACACCCTGCCCGCTTATTCACTTCATCTGTCGACtacaatatataaatttaagttACATACGTTTTGCTTCGAATTTCCAGTGACATCAACGACTACGAATTCACATCGACCTCGACAATCGCCGAGCTGAAATTCGACGTAGTAAACATGTCCGCTGTAGAAGACTTCAGGTCCTTCGGTTTCGAGGCGTCGGTGGAATTCATCAGGCTGGATACGGTGTGCGAGAGCTCGCACAAGGTGCATGGCGCTACAGGCGAGCTGAGACTGGCGGCTATGCACCCAGCATCGGAAGCGGTAGGATTATTTTTCCTAGTCGGCTTGTATTCAGGCATGAAGCTATTGTCTCTCTTGTCCATGCGCTAAGGaaaatattcatatattatttcaCATTAGATCAGCGCAATAAGATCTGTAAACAACGAGACAAGTTCTTGCTCGGCTTCCCTTTTCAAGTTATATACGATCCTAATTAGAGTTCGTTTATTGACAACATGTGTTTAATTCATTCAttgtcattaaataaaattgtaatcgcTGAAACATTTTGTTCAATGGAATCTGTATTGGAATAAACCTCGATCGTTCCAAAAAATATCTTGATCAAATACAGTAAATAAGCACAAATAGGAATTTTGCAATGGAATTTTTCCCCATCACATCAGATTACTGTTTTATTTCACATTACAGGAACACTGTGAACATCGTCCGTGGCTAATCGACCCGTCACCAGGCCGTTACCTGTACCTGCAGATTCAAGGGAGCATCATAAAAGAGCCGGAGCTAGACAACTTCACTCTACTGAACAATATCACCGTGGCTCCCGACTTGCGACATTTGTGCAGGACGCAGAATAGAATAGCAGTGTATGCTGGTGGATTATCACCTATCTTCATTTGTCCACAACCCCCTGAAGAACAGGTAAATAAAcgattatttgttttaaaatataacacaaaactaaCAAGATCCAATCACTTAACCATCATCAAAAACATTAGATAAAAGGGACTCGTTTAGTTGGATAAAATTAAGAACTCTGAAAAACTCAACTTCACAATGTTGGCGTAATTTATGATGCTGCCAAAATTATGTTCTCGATCAACAGAAACATCGAATGAGGATTCgttgtttttacaataaatactttaataatTGTTTAAGAAGTGCGAGTATTAATAGAGtccaatttaattttatattgagcgtataggtatgtagttgtatttttaaacaatattatattaaaatactttttgtaTCCTAGTTATAaaccatgtttaaattttagtgGGATGAGGCCGTAGAGATATTCTCCGAAGGCTGGTCGAAAGAAGTAGACGGTCTAGCGCGTCACGTATTGGgcccgccgccgtcgccggacCGCTTTGACCTCGACTGGCCAAGGTCTCTCTCAGTGGAACTTATTGCGGTGGAACACGGCTCTTACTACGTGTCCTGGCTAGAACTGTCTAGAAGGTAAGAAAATAACAGTTTGGTTTTCATTACATACATGAAATAACATTAAGTACGATTGTTCCGCTGACTGTATCCAATATAGTAAAAGCCTTTTTGTTCATTCATATCATTATTTTATGaaggtattattttaaagtactCAAGTCCTACACACGGTGTCATCGTCGAAcatgataattatttaaaggtACATCTTAACTTAAAGGCTTAGTGTTAAATAAGAATGAATAGatttaatggctcctctacacgatggcgcTGGACCACTGAGacggccatgcgatggttgataGTACGcgctatggaatgggccacgtgtagaagcgtacgcaccatcgctggcacTCCcattgatgtgcggacgaaaaaccgacaccgtggccatcccatcgccaccCCGCCGCCATGAGCCATCCgacactaccctctctacacgccgGCCCATCTTAGTGGACCAGTATGATGCCCCATCGTGTAGGGAAGTCATAAGGATTTGGTATCTATGAGGCGCCCAATAGCCCTGTATAATTTAAGAGATTCTGAAAGCCAAGGTAGCGagtttacataatattattttacattctATTTTACTTTTTCAGACACGCCAGCGAACGTGGCGGCGTATTTGCCTTGTCCGGTGACTGCGAATACCGCTGTGCGTCTCTAGACGCCTGCATAGAGCCCGCGCTGTGGTGCGACGGGATCGCGCAGTGCCCGCACGGGGAGGACGAGCGCCTGGCTCAATGCTCCGCGTTGTTGCGAGTCCCGGCGCATTACGCTGCGGCTATGTTGGCGTTCGCGGTGTTGGCGGCCACCGCTGTGGTGAGTCTTTACCTATACTAAGTTAGTTGTTCTGGGCAGTGTCCGCAAGTTTATTCTACATCCAAAGTGCTTATGTGTGACTACTTAAGCATAAGCGGGGCGATGATAATTATACCGTAGCGAGTAGCGGAAGCTACAGATCAAGCTCAGTGACGTGCCAgcggggaggcctatgtccaacaGTAGAATTATACAGTCTGataatgatcatcatcatcatcatcataatatttttattcaaaatagattCTCACTGAACACTTtttgaatatataaaaaataaatcaaacctaacctaaccatatcATGAAGTGATCAATTTTAAAAAGGCATTACAAGATCAAATTCTATGATCTAGCCACGACATACCTACATATGCTGTTTAGACTTATCTTTTTcttgtataaataaaagtttatatttttaccaGTTGGCTGTAGCGCGCAACTGCCGACGGCGCCGCTCCGCGCTCCAGCAGCGCCTGAAGAGCCTCTCCTCGGACACCGCCATCTTCGACGAAAAAGAAGTGATTTGCTGACCAAGCGAGGACTCCGTGCGATACGTGGAAGTAGACCGCGTCACCACCGTGTGACGTGCTTCCCGCGCGGAGTCCTTATGGGCACATGTTGTTTCACTTTCCATATCGCCAGCTCTGAGGATGGAAATGTACTGTTGTTAAGGAGCTTTATTTGCAGGAGGGTCAGTTAGGAACACGCAAAAGCACTAAAGCATATAACGCTCAATATTCATGAATGGTTTTATTTGTCTAGTTCCAAAGATTGTCTTTACAGGCACCGTATTTTGGAACGTTTAGAAAGAGCGCGAGGTCACTGTTACCACACATAGCTgcaatgttttcttgtttttacCCTGCGATCAGCACTACTTACTGAGGTGCATCCTACATCATTTTTGTTGCGCACTAAAACAACCCGAGTACACACAGATTATGACAGTGAAACCCATTTCTGGAGACACTACATGATCACAGGTAATGAACACGGACGCAAACTGAAATAAGTACTAAAGTGAGTACCTGtactaattactaaattagaACTTACTTGagtactaatttagtaattagtaCAGGAGCACCCGTGTGATAGTAAATGTGATGTTTGACCTAACCTCAATATGATAGGATGGagcctttttattattattaatatcacaaaaaataaacaagtagcGTCTACATAATTTCACTTTTGCGTTGTGTTGCTGGCTTTCTGTAAGTAAAAATACTATGTATAAATCACTAAACGCAAAGCGATTAAGGTTCGACTTGTTGATAGGATTAATGGTTGTGTAAAAAAGTATTCGCATTTTAAGCACTTTTCGTATGCAGCCAATTTTATGGATTATAAATAATAGACGATCTCAATTGATATTGAATAGTGATGATAATGGGCAGTGTTTTCAAAATTGAAGTGCTGAGTCCTCACAGCTGGTTCAGAGTcgaagtttttaaaaatgtaaatacgGTTGGGACTTAAAGATGAGAATGTTCTTAAATTTTGGACCAAGTGCAGTCGATCGGTGTTTGtaacttaatataaatatacctataattattgtTTAGATCCCGGATCCTTTTTATTCGAGTTATTTACGCAAGAGGAAAACAATAAGTCAACGAAAATTCATGGtacaaaccaagaaaagtcattaaatattttgaacaagtaaaaaaatatatgaaaatatctatttatattaaaaatacttatatatataagttTATATTCAAAAGCAATGAATTCACATTTTTCAGTAACTGCATGTATTTTCAatacaatttaataaagaaaaaaaaatatcttaaagggtaaatacatttaaaattaagacGTCATACGAGGGAAAATTAAACAGATAACGCACAATGTATGATGATTCGCGGTGAGTGGCCGATCGACTGGCACAATTTGAGTTACGAGTTATTGTGATGTTTGCaacatttgtacataaaaagtaaattcgTAGCAAGTATTGTTCTCATTCGTTAATGTTTAGGCACAGTTACATAACACTACAGCAAATACACCACTCAAAACAATATTTCATGGATGTGCGTCAATATTATGTTATGAGGCAGAATAGATATCGGATAGAAGACGGTGTGATAGTaatttttcaaaacatattttttcgtGTGGTGTGTCTGATGTAGCATTCTGTAATCGGTGATTTAGGattaataatatatgatatcGTTACggcaataattttatttaatgttgttTGATTGGTGCAATCGAAATCATACCCTGTGTTCTGAATAACTTAAGTAGTATTCGTATACGTGATATAAAACTgccatttttatataaaatattgttcGTATACATGTCgttatgaatattataaaaattatttgtctcgtttgtttttgtaattcgtTTTGGATGTCAAATATTGTTCTAACGTCATTTACTGTACCTACGAATATTCCAATTATTACCATCTTGAAAAATCATAGTAGAAGACTTAATATTGTAATTCATGAAATATCCTATTGTATTGGAAACGGTGTAAATATAACTAAGACTATTCATATCTTAGAAATGTATTAAAGTGATATTGTTTGTTTCCCagggaaattaataaattttacgATATCGCGTTAACTATTagtgaaaataatgaaaatatatagCTAACTTATTCAACTAAATAATAACGCTGAAAGGTTGATTACTTATTTAAATCTTTAAGGAGCGTTACTATATAGTTGAAAATGCTATTAGAAATccaaataaaaatttgaaaattttagatAGAGAACCATAAAGCAAATATTACAgttattacctattttatttagtaatatgAGTTTAATATTTGAAACCCGCtttgttatgatattttcaattatttcgGTTTAGGTATCCTACAAATAAGCTAGTGAATTTATTAATTAAGGAACTATATAGTGACACTGGATTAGAAAAATGTTTGTATCGTCTTCCATAATGTATGAGAATTTCGATTTGTTTTTCCGTCACCTAAACTATGATTTAATATATGTAGATATCATATACTGAAGAAAAAAGGTTCATGACTTCGAGCGCCCAATAAGGTCGGAATCGCACCTGCGTCTAGATACGGCATTTTGACGTAATTTAGCGAAAAAGATCCATCCTTTAAACatgttatttcttatttaaataaattacttttctttttgACAGATAGTTCAAATTGAATTCACAGATTTATGTGGATTAGTTCCTTTTCCTTAAAATTAGTTACGTCAATTTACCGCTAGGCTCGTTTTCTCATTCTCAAGTTACAAGGTTCCATGGAACTGGCCCCTGGTTATCGACGTCATTGTTCCAATTAGGTTAAAAACTGGATTGCATATTGCGCCCCTGAACCTATCttctacttaaaaataaatcttcTACTTaaattcgaccctctcagcaaacaccctattaccttttaataccaaaatcgactaatctgacagatggattcatccgagtttgaagttacgCGACTCAATTATTGATGCTTTGGAATGCCTATGTCAGTAAATAATCAgtcaaaataaattagtatttatcAAATTATCACCCCGTTTAAAGAGCTATTTAATTATCAGTTTTTACCCAATTTCCCAAGTATATGCAAT
This genomic stretch from Cydia strobilella chromosome 6, ilCydStro3.1, whole genome shotgun sequence harbors:
- the LOC134742446 gene encoding uncharacterized protein LOC134742446; the encoded protein is MRIYKEYYIAVKIILIITIKLTDCDVVTETPNGIITGFQRDSYSIKDIPEPESLPVLTGNDTRCRISEYQCTNKKCIPINRFCDGSNDCGDSSDEPRHCTRCNKTYYGDIGRTYELELHRPREDLVPYVCLLTITAPGGVHGDLVQVLFDSFTLGRFTSFTEDGCPDGYMQIQEASRPQVGGSWCGTSWGPSIYYSETKSITLIIRLLHLSKEQNNYNFDFRMAYKVLRREYATVRFGGTPPSERPFFKLRPMPYPVNISRGEDTNVARTTKTEYYLGDLISGTYCSRIFSDCDRKNCRLQSPNFPGVYPRNLTCYYAVRQHEVPQGKHALIVVKQPNGQLVSIRSQKALYAASQQERGNNGRELKVWEQCDEVQDYVTVYDGYTTRDPVILKFCGGGVAVPEAISSGPELLVEFTTSPFGTFLQPATLQSLHGFQLEVEVRFVDQQSPTYAKNKRACEFWIRGTGRGILEHPQHSLPPNTTCLYHMQGIDTSGPSGRNLIYRRPSFSAPRFRVWFSVLKFYVINALNPNLPEDEYCGSHLNIWDGPMRISPGCSDIFCDKERSVQMSRATSAQSVIVGRPPTNATLIARFCRERAPRTCEHAILRRSRICARTESFLSKGDSLTLELKLTQGTALKPIFFKALYEFVDLHQDGEPWGRGPCSRRFSSRSFPEAPPDPPVTFSSPRDVFLYGRGGSRNISCTYRFEANPGEVIRLRVWGVRSGGRLCRSVHSAHSPWYRCAGDPTAAVRIFDRLWRDSGPGVPRDCLCSDINDYEFTSTSTIAELKFDVVNMSAVEDFRSFGFEASVEFIRLDTVCESSHKVHGATGELRLAAMHPASEAEHCEHRPWLIDPSPGRYLYLQIQGSIIKEPELDNFTLLNNITVAPDLRHLCRTQNRIAVYAGGLSPIFICPQPPEEQWDEAVEIFSEGWSKEVDGLARHVLGPPPSPDRFDLDWPRSLSVELIAVEHGSYYVSWLELSRRHASERGGVFALSGDCEYRCASLDACIEPALWCDGIAQCPHGEDERLAQCSALLRVPAHYAAAMLAFAVLAATAVLAVARNCRRRRSALQQRLKSLSSDTAIFDEKEVIC